In the genome of Opitutia bacterium KCR 482, one region contains:
- a CDS encoding glutamine--tRNA ligase/YqeY domain fusion protein → MSEETKPMHFIRQIIAEDIKNGLPPSAVHTRFPPEPNGCLHIGHAKAFCLDFGMAQENGGLCNLRFDDTNPDKEETRFVDAIKEDVHWLGFDWGDREFYASDYFEKLYALAEELIMAGKAYACTLSAEEFKEYRGVPGKPGKPSPWRDRPPEESLDIFRRMRAGEFEEGQYVIRAKIDMDSPNLHMRDPAIYRIKKAGHHRTGDKWCIYPMYDFAHCLSDAIEGITHSMCTLEFEVHRPLYDWFIDNTSILKTLKVHPRQYEFARLNLTYTMMSKRKLQQLVAEKVVEGWDDPRMPTLAGMRRKGYTPASIRNFCEAVGCTKFNSLTELSLLEHCVRQDLNKVALRRMAVFDPLEVEIENWEDGKIDMLDAVNNPEDESAGTRKIPFGKHIYIERADFMENPPKKFFRLSPDTEVRLRYAYFMKCKEVVKDADGNIVKLVCTIDPASRGGNSPDGRKVKATIHWVEKGSAIRGRAMLYENLFTRADMNDLPEGSDFKDFLNPNSLTEAEFFGEPALAEAKAGTPLQFERNAYFMADSKMSKDGEPVFNRTVALKDSYGK, encoded by the coding sequence ATGAGCGAAGAAACAAAACCAATGCACTTCATAAGGCAAATCATCGCCGAGGACATCAAGAACGGCCTGCCGCCGTCGGCTGTCCACACGCGTTTTCCGCCCGAACCGAACGGCTGCCTGCACATCGGGCACGCCAAGGCTTTCTGCCTCGACTTCGGCATGGCGCAGGAAAACGGCGGTCTGTGCAATCTGCGTTTCGACGACACAAACCCCGACAAAGAGGAAACCCGCTTTGTGGACGCAATCAAGGAAGACGTCCACTGGCTCGGCTTCGACTGGGGCGACCGCGAATTCTACGCGTCGGACTATTTCGAAAAGCTCTACGCCCTCGCCGAAGAGCTGATTATGGCGGGCAAGGCGTACGCATGCACGCTCAGCGCGGAGGAGTTCAAGGAATACCGCGGCGTTCCGGGGAAGCCCGGCAAACCAAGCCCGTGGCGCGACAGACCGCCCGAGGAAAGCCTCGACATTTTCCGCCGCATGCGCGCGGGCGAATTCGAGGAGGGGCAGTATGTAATCCGCGCAAAGATAGACATGGACTCCCCAAACCTGCATATGCGCGACCCCGCCATTTACAGAATCAAAAAGGCCGGACACCACCGCACCGGCGACAAATGGTGCATCTACCCGATGTACGACTTCGCCCACTGCCTGTCCGACGCAATCGAGGGAATCACGCACTCAATGTGCACGCTCGAATTCGAAGTGCACCGCCCGCTCTACGACTGGTTCATAGACAACACGAGCATTCTCAAAACGCTCAAAGTGCACCCGCGCCAGTACGAATTTGCAAGGCTCAACCTTACCTACACGATGATGAGCAAGCGCAAGCTCCAACAGCTCGTCGCCGAAAAGGTCGTCGAGGGCTGGGACGACCCGCGTATGCCCACCCTTGCGGGAATGCGCCGCAAGGGCTACACGCCCGCGTCGATTAGGAATTTCTGCGAGGCGGTCGGCTGCACAAAGTTCAACAGCCTCACCGAGCTTTCGCTGCTGGAACACTGCGTGCGTCAGGACTTGAACAAAGTCGCGCTCCGCCGCATGGCGGTCTTCGACCCGCTCGAAGTCGAAATCGAAAACTGGGAGGACGGCAAAATCGACATGCTCGACGCCGTCAACAACCCAGAGGACGAATCGGCGGGCACGCGCAAAATTCCGTTCGGCAAACACATCTACATCGAACGCGCCGACTTCATGGAAAACCCTCCCAAAAAGTTCTTCCGCCTCTCGCCCGACACCGAAGTCCGCCTGCGCTACGCGTACTTCATGAAGTGCAAAGAGGTCGTCAAGGACGCCGACGGAAACATCGTAAAGCTCGTCTGCACGATAGACCCCGCAAGCCGCGGCGGAAACTCGCCCGACGGGCGCAAAGTCAAGGCGACAATCCACTGGGTCGAAAAGGGCTCGGCAATCAGGGGCCGCGCAATGCTATACGAAAACCTCTTCACGCGGGCGGACATGAACGACCTCCCCGAAGGCTCGGATTTCAAGGACTTCCTCAACCCGAACTCGCTCACCGAAGCCGAATTTTTCGGCGAGCCCGCGCTCGCCGAGGCGAAGGCGGGAACGCCGCTGCAATTCGAGCGCAACGCGTACTTCATGGCGGATTCGAAAATGTCGAAAGACGGCGAGCCAGTGTTCAACCGCACGGTCGCGCTCAAAGACTCCTACGGCAAGTAG
- the ilvE gene encoding branched-chain-amino-acid transaminase: MKVYINGKYYDENDAKVSVFDHGFMYGDGIFEGIRLYNKNVFRLPMHMDRLFRSAKAIMLDLPWTKQEIADAVCDACRTNNLTDGYIRLIISRGKGKLGLSPFTCSDPQLIIIADQIQLYPNETYEKGLKAITVPTRRNSHAALPPMVKSLNYLNNILAKIEAYKLGYQECLLLNNEGYVAECSGDNVFIVFEDKLITPPVSCGSLGGMTRRAVLDVAKRLGIEVVEKPLARFDVWTADECFLTGTAAKLIPLVELDGRSIGDGKPGPITKKLLQGFNEIAPVEGTKI, encoded by the coding sequence ATGAAAGTTTACATCAACGGAAAATACTACGACGAAAACGACGCAAAAGTGTCGGTTTTCGACCACGGCTTTATGTACGGCGACGGTATCTTCGAGGGTATCCGCCTCTACAATAAAAACGTCTTCCGCCTGCCCATGCACATGGACAGACTCTTCCGCAGCGCGAAGGCAATCATGCTCGACCTGCCCTGGACAAAACAGGAAATCGCCGACGCCGTCTGCGACGCCTGCCGCACAAACAACCTCACCGACGGCTATATCCGCCTGATTATCTCGCGCGGCAAAGGCAAGCTGGGCCTCTCTCCCTTCACCTGCTCCGACCCGCAGCTTATAATCATCGCCGACCAAATCCAGCTATACCCGAACGAAACGTACGAAAAGGGCTTGAAGGCAATCACCGTTCCCACGCGCAGAAACTCGCACGCGGCGCTGCCCCCCATGGTCAAGAGCCTCAACTACCTCAACAACATTCTCGCGAAAATCGAAGCCTACAAACTGGGCTATCAGGAATGCCTGCTGCTCAACAACGAAGGCTACGTCGCGGAATGCAGCGGCGACAACGTGTTCATCGTTTTCGAAGACAAGCTCATTACGCCGCCCGTCAGCTGCGGCTCGCTCGGCGGCATGACGCGCCGCGCGGTGCTCGACGTCGCAAAGAGGCTCGGCATTGAAGTCGTCGAAAAGCCGCTCGCGCGTTTCGACGTCTGGACGGCGGACGAATGCTTCCTCACGGGAACCGCGGCAAAGCTCATTCCCCTCGTCGAACTCGACGGCAGAAGCATCGGCGACGGCAAACCCGGCCCGATTACCAAAAAGCTCCTGCAAGGCTTCAACGAAATCGCGCCCGTGGAAGGCACAAAAATCTAA
- a CDS encoding hotdog fold thioesterase, with amino-acid sequence MANTDRDRMAKTLGLETLECKFGAAKVRGKAEEKFLNGVDIAHGGFLFTVADFASALAANADGRVAISSGASINYLSPCPANETVVAEASISYSDEKTALCDVAIKSAESGKTFAVFQSRMIFKKR; translated from the coding sequence ATGGCAAATACCGACAGAGACAGAATGGCGAAAACGCTGGGGCTTGAAACGCTCGAATGCAAATTCGGCGCGGCGAAAGTCCGCGGAAAAGCGGAGGAAAAATTTTTGAACGGGGTGGACATCGCCCATGGCGGCTTTTTGTTCACCGTTGCCGACTTCGCGTCGGCGCTGGCGGCAAACGCCGACGGACGGGTCGCGATAAGCTCCGGGGCTTCAATCAACTACCTCTCGCCCTGCCCCGCAAACGAAACGGTTGTGGCGGAGGCGTCGATTTCGTATTCCGACGAAAAAACCGCGCTCTGCGACGTCGCGATAAAATCGGCGGAATCGGGAAAAACCTTCGCCGTATTCCAGTCGAGAATGATTTTCAAAAAGCGATGA
- a CDS encoding tetratricopeptide repeat protein, translating into MKKLLATLAAAALACAATAQSLGQIGAQRRQADAADGGAIAAKAMAGDAAAQLALGSFYAKGANGFPADAAKAVEWLEKSAAQNEKAAMAYLGYIYGEGKLVKRDFAKAVKWREAAANAGDANDKWSLGNAFLYGFLVPKDQLKALYWITLAAESGNADAVVKLVEIHENLGNKEELAKWRAKFAQMQLAAAESGNAVAMAAVAEKFMSGEDGLPRNRARAVFWYKKAADAGHAESIEKVAKMYARGRFLPQNQEKAQYYFEKLAEKDPSCCFKISSMYAEGRNGFPVDAKKSADWFARGAKNGDTTNRIYAAYRYWKIGETDTALKFCGEVEEEAGKSLSALGANAADPKNVQAAMLKRALYAAKLMREKISAGAKAPDTLDEYFAIRRAQTEL; encoded by the coding sequence ATGAAAAAACTTCTGGCAACCCTCGCGGCGGCGGCTCTGGCGTGCGCGGCAACCGCGCAAAGCCTCGGACAAATCGGGGCGCAACGCAGACAGGCGGACGCCGCGGACGGCGGCGCAATAGCCGCAAAGGCGATGGCGGGCGACGCCGCCGCGCAGCTCGCGCTCGGCTCGTTCTACGCAAAGGGCGCGAACGGCTTTCCCGCCGACGCGGCAAAGGCCGTGGAGTGGCTCGAAAAATCCGCCGCGCAAAACGAAAAGGCGGCGATGGCGTACTTGGGCTACATCTACGGCGAGGGGAAACTCGTCAAGCGCGACTTCGCAAAAGCCGTGAAATGGCGCGAAGCCGCCGCAAACGCGGGCGACGCCAACGACAAATGGTCGCTCGGAAACGCGTTCCTGTACGGATTCCTCGTGCCTAAAGACCAGCTCAAAGCCCTGTACTGGATTACCCTCGCGGCGGAAAGCGGCAATGCCGACGCCGTGGTGAAGCTCGTCGAAATACACGAAAACCTCGGGAACAAAGAGGAGCTTGCGAAGTGGCGGGCGAAGTTCGCGCAAATGCAGCTCGCGGCGGCGGAAAGCGGCAACGCGGTGGCGATGGCGGCTGTCGCCGAAAAGTTCATGTCGGGCGAAGACGGGCTTCCGCGCAACCGCGCCCGCGCAGTGTTCTGGTACAAAAAGGCGGCGGACGCGGGGCATGCGGAGTCAATCGAGAAAGTCGCAAAGATGTACGCGCGCGGACGCTTCCTGCCGCAGAATCAGGAAAAGGCGCAATACTATTTCGAAAAGCTCGCGGAGAAAGACCCGTCTTGCTGTTTCAAAATTTCGTCGATGTACGCAGAGGGCAGGAACGGCTTCCCCGTAGACGCGAAAAAATCCGCCGACTGGTTCGCGCGGGGCGCAAAAAACGGCGACACCACAAACAGAATCTACGCGGCGTACAGATACTGGAAAATCGGCGAGACCGACACTGCGTTGAAGTTTTGCGGCGAAGTCGAAGAGGAGGCGGGAAAGTCGCTCTCCGCGCTCGGCGCAAACGCCGCCGATCCGAAAAACGTGCAGGCGGCGATGCTAAAACGCGCCCTCTACGCGGCGAAACTCATGCGCGAAAAAATTTCCGCGGGAGCAAAAGCCCCCGACACGCTCGACGAATACTTCGCAATCCGCCGCGCTCAAACGGAGCTTTGA
- a CDS encoding DUF4405 domain-containing protein: MIRKINDTLLYLLFCFLLGTGIMLEYTFVKGAGMQTVMGMGKHDWETLHLYAGFAAAACALLHILLNAKFVKNAICKKSKAAAVLFVAAGLALAFGIGFYPKKTAKPAAQAALQNCPTQK; encoded by the coding sequence ATGATTAGAAAAATAAACGACACCCTGCTCTACCTCCTCTTCTGCTTCCTACTCGGAACGGGAATAATGCTCGAATACACTTTCGTAAAAGGCGCGGGCATGCAAACGGTCATGGGAATGGGAAAGCACGACTGGGAGACCCTGCACCTGTACGCGGGTTTTGCGGCGGCGGCGTGCGCGCTCCTGCACATTCTGCTGAACGCAAAATTCGTCAAAAACGCGATTTGCAAAAAGAGCAAGGCGGCGGCGGTTCTTTTCGTCGCGGCGGGGCTTGCGCTCGCGTTCGGAATCGGCTTCTACCCAAAGAAAACCGCGAAGCCCGCGGCGCAAGCCGCGCTTCAAAACTGCCCGACGCAAAAATAA
- the rsmA gene encoding 16S rRNA (adenine(1518)-N(6)/adenine(1519)-N(6))-dimethyltransferase RsmA produces MEYNGQLSPSQTTEILREIGHSPVKKFGQNFLVDANIVRKSLELAEVSAGDTVVEVGPGLGTLTGALLERGAKVYAVELDKRLFEFLKGRFGGNPNLDLINADAVEYPLANLPPDADNFKVVANLPYAISTPWLDKILAGRLPQKMSLMLQKEAALRFAARNGSGEFSPISVLLSEAYDVQTPHKVSAACFHPRPSVDSMLLPLSKKPDAYTFAPKTREIMRAVFSKRRKQILSIAKSAGADSAILLEWLEASPDLPPDRRPEAIENRHWVNLDKLARK; encoded by the coding sequence ATGGAATACAACGGACAGCTTTCGCCGTCACAGACGACGGAAATTTTGCGCGAAATCGGACACTCGCCCGTAAAAAAGTTCGGGCAGAACTTTTTGGTGGACGCAAACATTGTGAGGAAATCGCTCGAACTCGCCGAAGTCTCCGCGGGCGACACCGTTGTGGAAGTAGGCCCCGGTTTGGGGACGCTCACGGGCGCGCTGCTCGAACGCGGCGCAAAAGTCTACGCCGTCGAGCTTGACAAAAGGCTTTTCGAATTTCTGAAAGGCCGTTTCGGCGGCAACCCGAACCTCGACCTAATCAACGCCGACGCCGTGGAATACCCGCTTGCGAACCTGCCGCCCGACGCCGACAATTTCAAGGTTGTGGCAAACCTGCCCTACGCAATCAGCACGCCGTGGCTCGACAAAATCCTCGCGGGCAGGCTTCCTCAAAAGATGTCGCTCATGCTCCAAAAGGAGGCGGCATTGCGCTTTGCGGCGCGGAACGGCTCTGGCGAATTTTCGCCGATTTCCGTTCTGCTCTCGGAGGCTTACGACGTGCAGACGCCCCACAAAGTGTCGGCGGCGTGCTTCCACCCGCGCCCGTCGGTCGATTCCATGCTGCTTCCGCTTTCGAAAAAGCCCGACGCGTACACGTTCGCGCCGAAAACGCGCGAGATTATGAGGGCGGTGTTTTCAAAACGCCGCAAGCAGATACTTTCAATCGCAAAAAGCGCGGGCGCGGACTCGGCGATTCTGCTCGAATGGCTCGAAGCCTCCCCCGACCTGCCGCCCGACAGACGCCCCGAGGCAATCGAAAACCGCCACTGGGTCAACCTCGACAAACTTGCGCGAAAATGA
- a CDS encoding alpha/beta hydrolase, giving the protein MKTAAALLCLAALVYCGILAAAKLFANALMFHPPARTYVKTRELSFFEMPDGTKLAALMLKSGKPDAPKIFYCHGNGEDLGLVRPGLEELRKRGFDVFSYDYCGYGFSEGRPTEKNLYESAEAAWNYAAAKFGYAPENTVLFGFSLGSAAVCAVAEKRDGWRGIILAGGIANGAKTTLPIDIIPWKILDNSSKVAEFKCPLLILHGTRDAIVAPRNARENFDAAKCPKKLVWLKGYGHNNISSSPEYAAEVENFIKNPKL; this is encoded by the coding sequence ATGAAAACCGCCGCCGCATTGCTGTGCCTTGCCGCCCTCGTCTACTGCGGAATTTTGGCGGCGGCAAAACTGTTCGCAAACGCGCTGATGTTCCACCCGCCCGCGCGGACATACGTCAAAACGCGGGAGCTTTCGTTTTTCGAAATGCCCGACGGCACGAAGCTCGCCGCCCTCATGCTGAAATCGGGCAAGCCCGACGCGCCCAAAATCTTCTACTGCCACGGCAACGGAGAGGACTTGGGGCTTGTCCGACCGGGCTTGGAGGAGCTTCGCAAACGCGGCTTCGACGTGTTCTCGTACGACTACTGCGGCTACGGATTTTCGGAGGGCAGACCGACCGAGAAAAACCTCTACGAATCGGCGGAGGCGGCGTGGAATTACGCCGCCGCAAAATTCGGCTACGCGCCCGAAAACACCGTGCTCTTCGGCTTCTCGCTCGGAAGCGCGGCGGTGTGCGCCGTCGCCGAAAAGCGGGACGGCTGGCGCGGGATAATCCTCGCGGGGGGAATCGCAAACGGCGCAAAAACGACGCTCCCGATAGACATCATTCCGTGGAAAATACTCGACAATTCGTCGAAAGTGGCCGAGTTTAAATGCCCGCTGCTAATCCTGCACGGAACGCGCGACGCGATTGTCGCCCCGCGCAACGCCCGCGAAAATTTCGACGCGGCGAAGTGCCCAAAGAAGCTCGTGTGGCTGAAAGGCTACGGACACAACAACATTTCGTCGTCGCCCGAATACGCGGCGGAAGTAGAAAACTTTATAAAAAATCCGAAATTATGA
- a CDS encoding DJ-1 family glyoxalase III, with the protein MKKALVILFDKVEELEAIAPVDILRRARVDVTTAALGDSLEIIGRSGIAIDADEPFAEACKKNFDAVILPGGPGVYDILDMHPDDIAPMRGLFERHLNGGKIVAAICAAPMVLAEMEILKGKKCTAHQSVADKIENADVSKNVVRDGCVITSRGAGTAVEFGLEILAALEGGNVADEIAKSICFSK; encoded by the coding sequence ATGAAAAAAGCTCTTGTAATACTTTTCGACAAAGTGGAGGAATTGGAGGCTATCGCCCCCGTGGATATTCTGCGCCGCGCCCGCGTGGACGTGACGACCGCCGCCCTCGGCGACTCCCTAGAAATTATCGGCAGAAGCGGAATCGCGATTGACGCCGACGAACCTTTCGCGGAGGCGTGCAAGAAAAATTTCGACGCGGTAATCCTCCCAGGAGGCCCCGGGGTATACGACATTCTCGACATGCACCCCGACGACATCGCCCCCATGCGCGGGCTTTTCGAACGCCATTTGAACGGCGGGAAAATCGTGGCGGCAATCTGCGCGGCTCCCATGGTTCTTGCGGAAATGGAGATTTTGAAGGGGAAAAAATGCACGGCGCACCAGTCGGTCGCGGACAAAATCGAAAACGCCGACGTTTCGAAAAACGTCGTGCGCGACGGCTGCGTGATTACCTCTCGCGGCGCGGGAACGGCGGTGGAATTCGGTCTTGAAATACTCGCGGCTCTCGAAGGCGGAAACGTCGCCGACGAAATCGCAAAATCAATCTGCTTTTCAAAATAG
- a CDS encoding NAD(P)-dependent oxidoreductase, producing MSSENKKLTASGLPRMDVHECTEKIRITDDGEAYYGITKKAAMAEASRCLHCPKPRCQIGCPNHINIPEFVYEIANGNVAEAAKKLAAQSTMSAICGRLCNQSKQCEGSCVLGIRGKPVAIGALERFAADYVRINGHTHIPECKPPTGKHTAIIGLGPAGITAAEKLSEMGHAVEVFEGRDLPGGVTMYGIPEFRLPREIVFERISRLEKMGVNIHYGIGIGEPPYSLDELRERYDSVLVATGAWRPITMYIAGEYAKGVYTSNEFLARFNLSTMAGDRMMVSPIHAENVITIGGGNVAIDTSRVALRCGAKSTVVYRRSVEEMPARADEIEIARSEGVEIIGNTLQKKILYNKTGNVYGIECVKTQMGEPDASGRRVPVEIEGSEFVLNCDTVILSTGSKPRDRLARNCMHLKLNPNGTIAVDPQTLQTSMAGVFACGDVVTGPLTIVGAMVQAKQAAESMDKYLRGELQ from the coding sequence ATGAGTTCGGAAAACAAAAAACTTACGGCTTCGGGGCTTCCGAGAATGGACGTCCACGAATGCACCGAAAAAATACGCATCACCGACGACGGCGAAGCCTACTACGGAATCACTAAAAAAGCTGCAATGGCGGAGGCGTCGCGCTGCCTGCACTGCCCCAAGCCGCGCTGCCAAATAGGCTGCCCCAACCACATCAACATACCCGAATTTGTATACGAAATCGCAAACGGCAACGTGGCGGAAGCGGCAAAAAAACTCGCGGCGCAGTCGACGATGTCGGCGATATGCGGACGCCTCTGCAACCAGAGCAAGCAGTGCGAAGGCTCGTGCGTGCTCGGCATACGCGGCAAGCCCGTGGCAATCGGCGCGCTCGAACGCTTCGCCGCCGACTATGTGCGAATCAACGGGCACACGCATATTCCCGAATGCAAGCCGCCTACGGGCAAGCACACGGCGATAATCGGGCTTGGCCCCGCGGGCATCACAGCCGCCGAAAAGCTTTCCGAGATGGGGCACGCGGTGGAGGTCTTCGAAGGGCGCGACCTCCCCGGAGGCGTTACGATGTACGGCATTCCCGAATTCAGGCTCCCGCGCGAAATCGTATTCGAAAGAATCTCGCGCCTCGAAAAAATGGGCGTCAATATCCACTACGGAATCGGCATAGGCGAGCCGCCGTACAGCCTCGACGAACTGCGCGAACGCTACGACTCCGTCCTTGTGGCGACCGGCGCGTGGCGTCCGATAACAATGTACATCGCGGGCGAATACGCAAAGGGCGTCTATACCTCGAACGAATTTTTGGCGCGTTTCAACCTCTCCACAATGGCTGGCGACAGAATGATGGTATCGCCCATACACGCCGAAAACGTCATTACAATCGGCGGCGGAAACGTGGCGATTGACACGTCGAGAGTCGCGCTCAGGTGCGGGGCGAAATCGACGGTGGTTTACAGACGCTCGGTCGAGGAAATGCCCGCGCGCGCCGACGAAATCGAAATCGCCCGCAGCGAGGGCGTGGAGATAATCGGGAACACGCTCCAAAAGAAAATTTTGTACAACAAGACGGGCAACGTCTACGGAATTGAATGCGTCAAGACGCAAATGGGAGAGCCTGACGCGTCGGGACGCCGCGTGCCAGTGGAAATAGAAGGCTCGGAATTCGTGCTCAACTGCGACACCGTCATTCTTTCGACGGGCAGCAAGCCGCGCGACCGACTTGCCCGCAACTGCATGCACCTCAAACTGAACCCGAACGGCACGATAGCCGTAGACCCGCAGACGCTCCAAACCTCGATGGCGGGCGTGTTCGCGTGCGGCGACGTTGTTACCGGCCCGCTTACAATCGTGGGCGCGATGGTTCAGGCAAAACAGGCGGCGGAATCAATGGACAAATACCTGCGCGGAGAACTGCAATAA
- a CDS encoding metal-dependent transcriptional regulator, protein MDDDPHKLSENLEDYLEAIASLEAKNGTARPTDIAIAMSVKKPSVTAALNSLSERGLVEYEKYKPVSLTKDGRAVAVNVRRKHELLKGFFTDFLGVDSAAADSAACKMEHALEDDIMRKLVKFIATLRREASPDSLEK, encoded by the coding sequence ATGGACGACGACCCCCACAAATTATCGGAAAATCTCGAAGACTACCTCGAAGCGATAGCCTCGCTGGAAGCCAAAAACGGTACTGCGCGTCCGACGGATATCGCAATAGCAATGTCCGTAAAAAAACCCTCCGTCACCGCCGCGCTCAATTCGCTTTCCGAGCGCGGACTTGTGGAATACGAAAAATACAAGCCCGTTTCACTTACAAAAGACGGCCGCGCGGTTGCCGTAAACGTCCGCCGCAAACACGAGCTATTGAAGGGCTTTTTTACAGACTTCCTCGGTGTCGATAGCGCCGCCGCCGATTCCGCCGCATGCAAAATGGAGCACGCGCTTGAAGACGACATCATGCGCAAGCTCGTAAAATTCATCGCAACACTGCGCCGCGAGGCGTCGCCCGATTCGCTCGAAAAATAG
- a CDS encoding glycoside hydrolase family 31 protein: protein MLKKLIPFLLAAQSLFAAHVSTITPLDGEKWYGAATMLGDQMPFSTLKKKVDLNVSHMANQAAPFLLSSKGRYVWSEKPFALDAKDGVITLTSDFEKLEPVAAGSTLRDAFLAAAKKHFAPDGRIPPEEFFTKPQFNTWIELVREQSTENILKYARDIAANGFPCGVLMIDGGWDRCCGMLDFDAKKIPDPKALNRAIHDMGYKAIYWVGPFVGSVGAEFLEWEKAGVLLMEKNGKRKRAAIIPWWSGFSASYDTTNPKALDHLEARLRKLQKDFDIDGFKFDGGDTHHVKSPNVKFFSPEKTPSDYTKGWAELGYRFEYNEMRTTWKMGGKALVQRLHDKRCRWEDMQKLVPHMLSAGLIGYAYTCPDMIGGGEVNSFADIDRTKLDQRLIVRYAQVSALMPMMQFSLAPWRVLDKKHLDLCRDAALLHTKFAGYILELARHSAKTAEPIVRAMEYQFPNEGLADVVDQFMLGDKYLVAPVVTKEDFRTVRLPKGKWRDELGNVFDGGRTVKIDAPIERLPYFTRISE, encoded by the coding sequence ATGTTAAAAAAACTCATTCCCTTTCTGCTTGCGGCGCAGTCGCTTTTTGCCGCGCACGTTTCGACGATAACTCCGCTCGACGGCGAAAAATGGTACGGCGCGGCGACAATGCTCGGCGACCAGATGCCGTTTTCGACCTTGAAGAAAAAAGTCGATTTGAACGTCTCGCACATGGCGAATCAGGCGGCTCCCTTTCTGCTTTCGTCGAAAGGCCGCTACGTTTGGAGCGAAAAGCCCTTTGCGCTCGACGCAAAAGACGGCGTAATCACGCTGACTTCCGACTTCGAAAAGCTCGAACCCGTCGCCGCGGGAAGCACTCTCAGGGACGCATTTCTTGCTGCCGCAAAAAAGCATTTCGCCCCCGACGGAAGGATTCCGCCCGAGGAATTTTTCACAAAGCCGCAGTTCAACACTTGGATTGAGCTTGTCAGGGAGCAGTCGACCGAAAACATTTTGAAATACGCGCGGGACATCGCCGCAAACGGCTTCCCCTGCGGCGTGCTGATGATTGACGGCGGCTGGGACAGATGTTGCGGCATGCTCGACTTCGACGCAAAAAAAATTCCCGACCCCAAAGCCCTCAACAGGGCAATTCACGACATGGGCTACAAGGCGATTTACTGGGTCGGGCCGTTCGTAGGCTCGGTTGGGGCGGAGTTTCTCGAATGGGAAAAGGCGGGCGTGCTGCTCATGGAAAAAAACGGAAAGCGCAAGCGCGCCGCAATAATTCCGTGGTGGAGCGGTTTCAGCGCATCGTACGATACCACAAACCCGAAAGCCCTAGACCATTTGGAAGCCCGCCTGCGCAAGCTGCAAAAAGATTTCGACATCGACGGATTCAAGTTCGACGGCGGCGACACGCACCATGTGAAAAGCCCGAACGTAAAATTTTTCTCGCCCGAAAAAACTCCGTCCGACTATACGAAAGGCTGGGCCGAGCTGGGCTACCGCTTCGAGTACAACGAAATGCGCACAACGTGGAAAATGGGCGGCAAAGCCCTCGTCCAGAGGCTTCACGACAAGCGTTGCCGTTGGGAGGACATGCAAAAGCTTGTTCCGCACATGCTCTCGGCGGGGCTTATCGGCTACGCCTATACTTGCCCCGACATGATTGGCGGCGGGGAGGTCAACTCTTTTGCCGACATCGACCGCACCAAGCTCGATCAGCGGCTGATTGTGCGCTACGCGCAGGTTTCGGCGTTGATGCCCATGATGCAGTTTTCGCTCGCGCCGTGGCGCGTTCTCGACAAAAAGCACCTCGACCTCTGCCGCGACGCCGCGCTGCTCCACACCAAGTTTGCGGGCTATATTTTGGAGCTTGCCCGCCATAGCGCAAAAACCGCCGAGCCTATCGTTCGCGCCATGGAATACCAATTCCCGAACGAGGGGCTTGCCGATGTCGTGGACCAGTTCATGCTGGGCGACAAATACCTTGTCGCTCCCGTCGTCACGAAAGAAGATTTCAGAACCGTGCGCCTGCCCAAGGGCAAGTGGCGCGACGAACTCGGCAATGTGTTCGACGGCGGCAGAACCGTGAAGATAGACGCGCCCATAGAGCGGCTTCCGTATTTTACGCGAATTTCCGAATGA